The nucleotide sequence GAATGAAAAGGATGCTCAATATACGCTTGGTATGGTTTCAGAAGAAAAAGAGCGAAAAGGACAACTTTTAGATCTTATTCCTAAAGTAGCCGAAACATATAACATCTCAATCATAGCCGGAACCCACCGTTCTATAAATACGGATGATACCCACACTTTACAAGGCTTTTTATTTAAGGATGATACTTTTTCATTTTCCAAAACATTATCCTTTAGATCCCTAGATAGAATCGGTTCAGGTGATGCTTTTACAAGTGGGATACTACATGGAGAGTGGAAAAAACTCCCTGATCAAGAAACAGTTGATTTTGCTACACATGCAAGTATGCTTGCCCATACAATAGTTGGGGACACTCCTCTATCTTCTGAAATGGATATCGTAAATGTCATGACAAAGGGTATAATGGATGTAGAAAGGTAGGGATTCATTTTGGCAATAACTCGAAAGAAAGGCCCGTTATACACACAAATTAAAAATATATTGAAGGATAGAATTTTACATGGTGTCTATCCTATTCATTCTAATATACCTTCCGAACCACAACTTGAAGAAGAGTTCGGAGTGAGTAAAATAACGGTACGAAAAGCCGTAGAGGAATTAGTACAAGAAGGACTACTAGAGAAAAAAAGTGGAAAGGGCACAAAGGTGATTCAAAATACTTCCGCATCAAGAATCTCTCGCGGTAAATTTTTCACAGAATTCTTAGTGGAAAAAGGGCATCAAATCAATAAGAAACTGTTGGAAATAAAGCAAGTACAAACAAAAGAGGACCCGCATTTACAACCATTATTTGACGAAAGTTGCCTATGTATTAGACGTGTATATAACCTTGACGGTACTCCTTATATCCATTTCACTCATTATCTTTCCAATCAATTAGGAACAATTGATAGTCATGATATTCAAGAGCAATCGTTATATGGCTTAATCGAAAAACGAGATATATTCCTTGAAAAGTTTGAGGATTACTTTAATATAGCCACTGCAACCCCAGTTATAGCTAAAGAATTACAAGTAGACACTGGGACACCTCTACTTAAGCGGATGCGATACTCCTATGACGAGATGAATAATCTCATTGAATACAGTGAGGGGTACTATAATACGGAACTTCATGATTACGTGAAGACGGAAGTACAGAAATAAGTATGAAGTTATTTTGAAGCTTTAAAATAGTAACAACCTATGATATTGGTAAAACCAAATCCCCAAAAAACAAATAGTATAGATAGAACGGCTCATAGAAGATTATGAGTCGTTTTTGTTCATTGAATGCACCTATAAAAAATACAGATCCGTTTATCATTAAACTCTAAAATGGGCTTAACACAACAAATAGCAGGAATACCAAATTTCTTGGACTCCTGCTAAATTTATTTACTCTACTAAACACTATTACCACCTATATACCAATAAAAAAATGGGCTACTAATCTAGTATTGCTCCATTATTTCTCAGTACAGATTGAAGTGTAGAAATAGGCAATTCTCTAGGTTCAACATTTTCCTTTACCGACAAAGCAGCAGCCGTTCCAGCCGCCTCACCCAGAGCTAAACATATCGCCTGAACCCTAAAGGAACCTAGTGCTTCATGTGTAGCGGAAATACATCTCCCAGCTAGCAATAGATTATTCAGTCCAACCGGTAATAAACTTCTATAAGGAATATCATAATGTGTCCCAGGAGGAAGCTTATAGATTTGCGTTTTATCCGAATCTGGGGAATGAATGTCTATCATATAACAAGATTGGGCTATGACATCATCAAACTGCCTTTCTTGTACGATATCATCCTGATTGATTACATAATCGCCCATAATCCTTCTCGTTTCCCTAATACCAAGTTGCGGTGCAGTAGAAACAATTTGAGCATTTTCAAATCCAGGTACGAATTTTTTCAAAAACGCTATCCCATCCACTACTTGTTCCCTGCCTATAATTTCAGCTTCTGTTAGTTCTTTTGGATCTAATGCACTTTTCCCTTGGATGCGAACAAAGTTGACTCCCACTACATCATTCAGCCAGGGAATCGTGAAGATAGAGGCAACATGGTCACGATTAACTTTCGTTAAGTACCCTTCTTTTTTCGCTTGAACAATTTCCTCATGAAAACCTGTTGCATTTAAATAATTTCGTCCATCGGCTGTTTTCCAATACCCACGTTTTCCCTTTTTATTTAACGCCTCTCCAACCTCCCGTACATGAACATTTCCTAGCATATACATAAGGGATGAAGGTTGGGTCCCCCCATCTTTTTCACGACCTACTTTATAAGAAGCACCCGCTCGTGCCGCTAAGTCTCCATCACCCGTGGCGTCCACAAATCGATTCGCTTTAATAGCTTCTCTTCCAGCCTTACTCTCGACGATAATCGCCTGAATATCTCCGTTTTCTGTAATCGCATCTGTAATCGTAGTGTGACACAAAATTTCCACACCCGCTTCGGTGAGTAATTCAAATGCCAACATTTTGTATAGTTCCGGATTAAAAGGCTCCCATCCCTTTCGTTCCGTCATGATTAGTCCATCGCGTTCATATAACTTTTGGCGTATTTCCTTAAAAATCCCACCAATAATAAATCTTTTTTTATCGTGATACCCATAGGCAAAAGAGGTAACCATACCCGCTGTACCCATTCCTCCTAAAAAGGAATGATGTTCAATTAATATCGTTTTAGCTCCATTAC is from Radiobacillus kanasensis and encodes:
- a CDS encoding GntR family transcriptional regulator, translating into MAITRKKGPLYTQIKNILKDRILHGVYPIHSNIPSEPQLEEEFGVSKITVRKAVEELVQEGLLEKKSGKGTKVIQNTSASRISRGKFFTEFLVEKGHQINKKLLEIKQVQTKEDPHLQPLFDESCLCIRRVYNLDGTPYIHFTHYLSNQLGTIDSHDIQEQSLYGLIEKRDIFLEKFEDYFNIATATPVIAKELQVDTGTPLLKRMRYSYDEMNNLIEYSEGYYNTELHDYVKTEVQK
- a CDS encoding FAD-dependent oxidoreductase: MSQITESAKQLEIRAEVDVVVCGGGPAGIGAALSAARNGAKTILIEHHSFLGGMGTAGMVTSFAYGYHDKKRFIIGGIFKEIRQKLYERDGLIMTERKGWEPFNPELYKMLAFELLTEAGVEILCHTTITDAITENGDIQAIIVESKAGREAIKANRFVDATGDGDLAARAGASYKVGREKDGGTQPSSLMYMLGNVHVREVGEALNKKGKRGYWKTADGRNYLNATGFHEEIVQAKKEGYLTKVNRDHVASIFTIPWLNDVVGVNFVRIQGKSALDPKELTEAEIIGREQVVDGIAFLKKFVPGFENAQIVSTAPQLGIRETRRIMGDYVINQDDIVQERQFDDVIAQSCYMIDIHSPDSDKTQIYKLPPGTHYDIPYRSLLPVGLNNLLLAGRCISATHEALGSFRVQAICLALGEAAGTAAALSVKENVEPRELPISTLQSVLRNNGAILD